The window TCCCGTCTGCTTTAATGTTTACTGCATAAATGGCTTGGCACTTGAGCGTATTATTGGTCCGGACAGCGAAGGAGATAGCCCTGAGACCATACCGGAAAACATTCAGGAATCACAGAGACCAATTGTAATCAGGAACTCAGAAATACCTCTCTACAGGGAATATCTTCTGAAACTGTCAGAGGGATATCCAAATATCAGTCATATTTCTCCAGAATTGCATTATACCCTGATTCGGGAAAATTCTAAATTGATTGTCAAGGAAGTCCTTGAAGATCCTCGGAGTGGAGACAATATAAAAAAATCTACCAATGTAGTGGAAATGTTAGTTGATAATATATTAAACCATGAGAACACGTTTTACAATTTAATGAAAATAACGTCGTGCGATTATTATACGTACAATCATTCACTCAACGTATGTACCATGAGTATTGGATTGGGAATATTGAAGAATTTGAAAAGAAAACCCGATCTGGTAGAACTTGGATTGGGTGCTTTATTACATGATATAGGTAAGAGCCTGATAGATCCCTGCATCATTAATAAACCTGGTAAGCTGACAGACGAGGAATACAGGATTGTGCAGGGGCACGTTATCGAGGGAACAAATTTACTTGAAAAAAGTAATAAAAAAATCCCTCAGAATTCATTTTTCTCAATTCTTCAGCACCATGAAAGGCTCTCAGGACGCGGGTATCCGTATAAACTGAAAGATAAACGGATACACCTGTTCGGCAGGATTACCGCAATTGTTGACTTCTATGACGCCTTGATTACCGATAGGCCATATAAGAAAGCACTTGAACCGTTTGATGCACTAAAGCTCATGTCTGATTATCCGGAAGATTATGATCAGAGCCTGATGAAAGATTTTGTGGTCATGCTGGGGGATCAAGGCTGATCTGAAGCGTTCCCCTGAATAGTATTTACAACTCTGCAAATTCTGTACTGGAGCGAGACATGGGTGACGAATTGAGCGTTGATAATATCTATCGTGTAGCTCCCAGGAAAAAACCTCTTCGCTCCAGGAGAAGAAAAAGTAATCGGGATAGGAAACAGAGGGATGAGGCCGGAAATCATTTCCAGTATCTGGCAGAAGCGGCGGAAATCGCTCATGCAGTATTAGAAAAAAATAATTCACCTTATCGGTTTTGTATATATCAAAAGGATCAAGAGGTGTTTATTGATATTGTGATAGTTGATGAAGTTGGAGAGATCAGGGAAGTAAGGAAGAAAAACATTACTCACGATGAATTTTCTACCTGGTTAAACCATATAGAACAGGGAGAGGGGTTCTTTCTGGACTTGACGGCATAAACACTGAACAGGTCTATGATAGTCTTATCCGGAGTTTTAATCGTGCAGGTGGGAAGTATGGAGAAATTTTTTTTTCACAGGAAAATGTTTCTACTGCAATTTTTCAATTTCGACGTACGTTGAATTATAAGCGGCATTTCCCCCGAAATCCTGTACTTCATCTGAGATTAAGGTGTTTATTCCTTTGCCTCCGCACAGTTTCGGCCAAAGACCTCCATAAACCAGTACTACACCTTTTTTTATCTCATGTGTTGGCAGAGCCTTCATGTTTAACGTATCTAAGTCATTCCTCAGCCTTACCCAATCATCTCTCTTTATATCTCTCTGGTCAGCTTCATCTTTGTTGATCAAGACAACAGGTTCTATCTCTTTTTGCCAGATGTTATGAAACTGGGAACGTGTAATATGCATCAGGTTGACCGATAGTAATTGAAAGGGATATTTGCTGCTCTTTTCCTTGTAATAGCCGGGAAGAGGCGGAAGCCCTGCTGCCTTGGCTGATTGTGAATAAAATTCCATCTTGTGGGAAGGAGTTTTGTACTCATCCTGAGGTCTCAACCTCATCTTGCAGAACCCCTGGGTTTCAAGATCATCCAGAGTAAATTCCACGGCGGCACTCCTCGTGAAAAATTCATCAAGCACATCTCTTGTCGGGGGAAACAGCTCTTCTGAAGGAAGTTTCAAGGCAGAAGCTAACTCTTTAAAAACTTGATAATTCGGTTTTGCTTCCCCAAGAGGTTCAATGGCCTTCTGATTTAGAGACATATAATTATGGTAATAAGAGACATGCACATCAAATGATTCAAGAAAACTGGTAGCGGGCAGTACGATATCGGCATAACTGCAGGTATCATTCAGAAAGAGATCATGAACCACCACAAAGAGATCTTCCCTCAGAAGCCCCTTTTTTACCAGCCTCTGGTTGGGAAGATTAACAACAGGATTGGTATTGAATATAAAAAGCGATTTTACCTCTTCGGACTCCAGAACTTTTCCAAGTTGGGCCATGTTGTAGGTCTTTCTGTTTTTCTCAGCTTCTGCCCTGCTTACAAACTGTTTTCCTTGAAGGAATCCCAAATCCAATTCTCTGTCTGTATTACTATAATGTACCCTGAATCCTCCCACCAGCGGCGCTAAAAGGGCAATGGTTCTCACTGCCTCACCCCCATAGAGATGCTTCTGTACACCAAAACCGAGATGGATAAAATTGGGTCTTAATCTGTACAAATCCTCTGCCAATTTTCTTATATCTTCTTTCGGTATCTCAGTAATCCCAGAAACCTTC is drawn from Candidatus Scalindua sp. and contains these coding sequences:
- a CDS encoding molybdopterin-dependent oxidoreductase, whose amino-acid sequence is MKIPKQSVSFSTCPRDCYDTCSILTDVEDGNAVKLRGNPKHSITQGFLCWKIQNGLKFVYSSKRLQYPLKRVGKKGNDDFQRISWNDAYREIANQFSKIKDEYGSGAILPVDYYGHMGLLNKQFSHRFFNAFGTSNCAPTVCSNAGRAALQHVYGGFWGIDPDEIPTSKLIIHWGINGPWSNLHGYNLIKRAIKNGAKYYVIDPKQTGKMGTHLAIKPNTDGVLALGIAHYLISSGLYEREHVERYTYGFEHFAEVAKEFPLEKVSGITEIPKEDIRKLAEDLYRLRPNFIHLGFGVQKHLYGGEAVRTIALLAPLVGGFRVHYSNTDRELDLGFLQGKQFVSRAEAEKNRKTYNMAQLGKVLESEEVKSLFIFNTNPVVNLPNQRLVKKGLLREDLFVVVHDLFLNDTCSYADIVLPATSFLESFDVHVSYYHNYMSLNQKAIEPLGEAKPNYQVFKELASALKLPSEELFPPTRDVLDEFFTRSAAVEFTLDDLETQGFCKMRLRPQDEYKTPSHKMEFYSQSAKAAGLPPLPGYYKEKSSKYPFQLLSVNLMHITRSQFHNIWQKEIEPVVLINKDEADQRDIKRDDWVRLRNDLDTLNMKALPTHEIKKGVVLVYGGLWPKLCGGKGINTLISDEVQDFGGNAAYNSTYVEIEKLQ
- a CDS encoding HD domain-containing protein — protein: MIKMKYFPVATENLRVDTILNFKIYIESSNKFVLFRKSNHPFTEETVNRLKENKVHTVFISEEDIENFEEYYYDNKNKFNVTADIFTPPFDQPENREKYYSTYLNYFPVERKTLIPGFPVCFNVYCINGLALERIIGPDSEGDSPETIPENIQESQRPIVIRNSEIPLYREYLLKLSEGYPNISHISPELHYTLIRENSKLIVKEVLEDPRSGDNIKKSTNVVEMLVDNILNHENTFYNLMKITSCDYYTYNHSLNVCTMSIGLGILKNLKRKPDLVELGLGALLHDIGKSLIDPCIINKPGKLTDEEYRIVQGHVIEGTNLLEKSNKKIPQNSFFSILQHHERLSGRGYPYKLKDKRIHLFGRITAIVDFYDALITDRPYKKALEPFDALKLMSDYPEDYDQSLMKDFVVMLGDQG